From the Candidatus Pantoea soli genome, one window contains:
- a CDS encoding inositol monophosphatase family protein codes for MNHTGEEALLSRLKLAEKVARAGGEKALEWFHQRDALVVETKYDLQDVVSRADREVEQLIARQISAAYPADGFLGEEYGLQAGTSGYTWVVDPIDGTSPFLNGMPNWCVSVAVLHNGEPVIGVIYAPTYQECYVAAQGHGATLNGRRLQVDPTRTLQNHVTGFGANSHVSPDEVGRILADLLAAGGNFIRLGSGALMLAWVAAGRVVGYYEPYMHAWDCLAGYCLVKEAGGWYHPFNTEGERLLKGAKVLAVAPGAAADLQRIAGI; via the coding sequence ATGAATCACACAGGAGAGGAAGCGCTGCTCTCGCGCCTGAAGCTGGCAGAAAAGGTGGCGCGCGCCGGAGGCGAAAAAGCGCTGGAATGGTTCCACCAGCGCGATGCGCTGGTGGTCGAAACCAAGTACGATTTGCAGGATGTGGTGTCCCGGGCCGATCGCGAAGTGGAACAGCTGATCGCCCGGCAGATCAGCGCAGCCTATCCGGCAGACGGCTTTCTCGGGGAGGAGTATGGCCTGCAGGCCGGCACATCCGGCTACACATGGGTGGTTGATCCCATTGACGGCACCAGCCCGTTTCTCAACGGTATGCCGAACTGGTGTGTTTCGGTGGCGGTGCTGCACAACGGCGAACCGGTTATCGGTGTGATCTATGCGCCCACCTATCAGGAGTGCTATGTGGCGGCGCAGGGTCACGGGGCAACGCTGAACGGCCGCCGTCTGCAGGTTGACCCGACACGTACGTTGCAAAATCACGTCACCGGTTTTGGTGCCAACAGCCATGTCAGCCCGGATGAGGTGGGCCGGATTCTGGCCGATCTGCTGGCCGCAGGCGGCAACTTTATCCGCCTGGGTTCCGGGGCGCTGATGCTGGCCTGGGTGGCCGCCGGGCGCGTGGTGGGCTATTACGAACCCTATATGCACGCCTGGGATTGCCTCGCCGGTTATTGTCTGGTGAAGGAGGCGGGCGGCTGGTATCACCCGTTTAATACCGAAGGTGAACGTTTACTTAAAGGTGCGAAGGTGCTGGCCGTTGCGCCTGGCGCCGCTGCCGATCTGCAACGGATCGCCGGGATATAG
- a CDS encoding LysE family transporter translates to MLPFSNGFLLSLSLCLDIGLANIAMMTLAMQRGYLHGFWLGIGTCIGDLIYALLALAGMAVVLQFTPVRWALWLGGGLMLIGFAGKMLHAALTQTVTLPAADSQPRRSLLREFRRGIVLAMSSPTAILWFASVGGALIARMGQHDAATTSWFLSGFFLAGVFWTGVICLVGSLGGRLMGQRLLKYCYLASALIFCYFAVYVIGSGYREFVQH, encoded by the coding sequence ATGCTGCCGTTTTCCAATGGTTTTCTGTTGAGTTTGTCGCTGTGCCTGGATATCGGGCTGGCCAACATCGCCATGATGACCCTGGCCATGCAGCGCGGCTATCTGCACGGTTTCTGGCTGGGCATTGGCACCTGTATCGGGGATTTGATCTATGCCCTGCTGGCGCTGGCGGGGATGGCGGTGGTGCTGCAGTTCACGCCGGTGCGCTGGGCGCTGTGGCTGGGCGGCGGGCTGATGCTCATCGGGTTTGCCGGTAAAATGCTGCACGCCGCGCTGACGCAAACCGTTACGCTGCCTGCGGCCGACAGCCAGCCACGCCGCTCGCTGCTGCGGGAATTCCGCCGGGGCATCGTGCTGGCAATGTCGTCCCCGACCGCCATTTTATGGTTCGCCAGCGTGGGCGGCGCACTGATCGCCCGCATGGGTCAGCACGACGCGGCGACCACTTCGTGGTTCCTCAGCGGTTTCTTTCTGGCGGGCGTGTTCTGGACCGGTGTTATCTGCCTGGTGGGCAGCCTGGGCGGCAGGCTGATGGGTCAGCGTTTGCTGAAGTATTGCTACCTCGCTTCCGCGCTGATTTTCTGTTATTTCGCGGTGTATGTGATCGGCTCCGGCTACCGCGAATTTGTGCAGCATTAA